The Hevea brasiliensis isolate MT/VB/25A 57/8 chromosome 9, ASM3005281v1, whole genome shotgun sequence nucleotide sequence AAGACAAGCACATTGAGATGCCAAATTGccaacctctctctctctctctctttatattcTCTATATTATTGTTTCCTACTCATTACACTCCTCTGTATAtcttgtctctctctctctctcaaaagtCAGCGCCTTCTTTTGTCTCCTCTCCAACATTAGTTGCAGAAGGAAGGTACTGATTCACAGAGCTTTGTCTCTCCTTGCTACCCTTGCCATGGACGATGACTGGGATCTTCAAGCTGTGGTTAGAAGTTGCACGTCCTCCTCCTCGTCCTCCACCACTGCTTCAACtactactaccaccaccactGCTAAATGCGCCAGTTCCTTCAACAGAGCAGatttttgcttttctttttcttcgtctTCTTCTTTTGCGAGTGAACAAGTTGGCCCTCTTTTCTCTCTTCCGGGTGCCTTTGAAACAAGAAACGCTTTTGGAGAGTTGCATGAGCTTTACAAGCCCTTTTTCCCCAAATCTCATCAGACTATTTTTTCTCCACAACCTGCCCTCATCCTTTCTCATGCCGTTTCTAATAAAGAACAAACGCAGATAAAGCAGCCCAAGCAATCTCATACTGCCTCAGTCACTTCCACTGCAAATTCTCACACTCCTCGATCTAAAAGAAGGTAAATCTCTTTCTTTTTAATATATTGAAGCAACATATTGAAATGAATTTCTTAAAAACCTCACCCAAGAAACCCAAAGGAAGCTCATCTATGTACATAACCACAGGAAGAACCAGCTAAAGAAAATATGCCACGTACCAGCAGAGTCTCTCTCTTCAGATGTGTGGGCATGGCGAAAATACGGGCAAAAACCCATCAAAGGCTCTCCATATCCGAGGTAATATATTTTTACCGTTGATTTTTAACCAAAGCTAGGCTGTTTTCATTCGAATTTCAGTTTCTTTACCTGTTTTTTGTTATTTGTTTGCTTGTAATGGTTGTCATCTAGTTAGAGCTCTGTTTTATGCATCTAATTCAGGTTTTATTGTTCTATTTGTAACAGGAGTTATTACAGATGTAGCAGCTCAAAGGGGTGTTTGGCCCGGAAACAGGTTGAGCGGAACAGATCCGAGCCGGGAATGTTCATAGTCACCTATACAGGCGAGCACAACCACCCTGCACCTACCCACCGAAACTCACTCGCTGGTAGCACCCGCCAGAAGACCCCCACAGCACAAACCGTCACTGCCAGTGAGTCTGACAAACCCTCGCCGCCAGCCAAGCCTACTTGCTCATCACCTGCAACTTCCGTGGATGACGAGCTTCTACCCCAAAGTACAAACACAGAAAGCAGAGAAGAGAAAGACACAATGGAAGACGACGAAGAAGATGAATTTGATGGGTTCTCAGATATGGCCGTAAGTGACGATTTCTTTGCGGGTTTGGAGGAACTCACTGATCCAGTCACCGGAGACCACTTCTCAAATCACTTTTCTTTGAATTTTGGCCTTCCCTGGCTAGCGAATAATGCTGCTACTGCCGCAGGCAGTATCTGAGACTGGCCGGAGAAACCATTGCTGACATGGGTACTTGTggctttttttttattgattaatttttccattttcttttcatgAATACACTTGTATGATTTGGGGAGTAGAATCTGTCATGGCATCATTGCTTTTTGCCTGTGCTTGGGAGTGTTGTACAGTAAAAAAGAAATTCTGCATCTTGACTGTACTGATTAGTAAAATTAGCATTGATCATTAAAGCCTAATTGTTGATTAATTGCAATGATTGATTAACCTTGATTAACATATTCGCACCGGACTACGACTTATTGGCTAGGATTGGATCTAGACATTGTCGAGTCAAGTACTTGGGATTTTTTCTTCAAGGGCTATATCATtaagtaaaaaataataatacaataaTTTCGTTATTGAACATGAACGGTCGCTGAAGGGGAGACATCATTTGATATAAAAATCGGATGGTGTATGGGATGTTTTGTCTTGCTTAGCCCCTTGGTATATTACTCTCAAGGAAGGAATTGGCATATTGGCCAATGTACGGCAGAAGTACCAGGCTTGTGCAGAAACGGTTTGGCTCCCCTTTGGTTCCTCAGGAAGCATCAGATATTGATATTGTGAATcccaattttttaatttagttattATTTGGACAGAATGCTGACATAGCAAGATTACAGCTTTTAAACAGACGGATTTCgcagagttaaataaataattaaatgacTGATTTTTCATAGAACAAAACTGGCATTTATCAAATATATAATAGTAAAAACAGCAAATTAATGATCAATTCATTCTATGAATCATGTATCCaaaattaagataaaaaaaaatagtgaaaCTATTTACGATAAAAGAAATTTCGGTACAAGTTCAATCTCGCAAATCATTTGCCCAGTCAAGCCAAGAAACTTGGCTATGTTTAAAGCTCATTATAACTCTAGAATTGATTTTGCTACCAAGGTATTCAATGTCTGACGATTCAACAGCATATAACTTACAACAAGCACGAATCAAACTATGATTAATTTAGCATTGTTGATTTTGTCCATCTCCTTTTTCCATCCTTCAAAATGAGGGGGGTTGAATCCACAATGGTTTGCATGCAATTGCAAATGCACATGTGGATACATCTTCGAGAACGGAGGTTCTAAGAGCAAGTTCCGCTTGAAAGAACACCCACAGCCATAGCAAATCTAAACAGAGACACTATATGAACATCAAACTGTAGTATCTGGTCCTTCTTGAATGAATTCAAATTGTCAGGGCAGCAAATCGCCAATATATGATGGAGAAGCTGAAGCCTTGTGTCCTTGAGCAAAGTTTTTTAACTTCTCTGTTTCACCAACAGCAGACAGCCATTCTGTCAGTATCTCCATGGTGATATAATCAGGATTACAAGCCTGCTCGATCATTCTATCCATTAATTCAAAGGTTTGCTTCAGCCATTTCTTCTCCCGAAGACCTTTGAACATGGCATTATATGTTGTAGTAGTTGGTCTAATGCCCTTAACTTTCATATCATCCATTAGTTCAAGAGCAAGTTCTACATTATTATTCTGGCACAAGGAATCTATCAAGATATTGTATACCACAGTATTGGGTGCTACCTTTGCAGTAGAACCCATGCTTCTGAAAATCTTCATTGCTTCATCAACATTGCCATTTAAGCAATATGCATGAATTAGAGCACCGTATGTGACAACTGTAGGTGATAGACCATCCTCGGTCATCTTTCTCAACATTTTGTGAGCAATTTTAAAATCTCCAATTTTGCTGCAATAAGAAATCAAAGTGTTATATGTGATGCTGTCAGGGCTTACTCCTGATTTTTCCATATCGTTAAGCATCTCTTTAACTTTATCCATCCTGTTCTTGTTGCAAAACCCACTAATCATTTGATTGTAGCACACAATGTCGGGATGAAACC carries:
- the LOC110667026 gene encoding WRKY transcription factor 22, producing the protein MDDDWDLQAVVRSCTSSSSSSTTASTTTTTTTAKCASSFNRADFCFSFSSSSSFASEQVGPLFSLPGAFETRNAFGELHELYKPFFPKSHQTIFSPQPALILSHAVSNKEQTQIKQPKQSHTASVTSTANSHTPRSKRRKNQLKKICHVPAESLSSDVWAWRKYGQKPIKGSPYPRSYYRCSSSKGCLARKQVERNRSEPGMFIVTYTGEHNHPAPTHRNSLAGSTRQKTPTAQTVTASESDKPSPPAKPTCSSPATSVDDELLPQSTNTESREEKDTMEDDEEDEFDGFSDMAVSDDFFAGLEELTDPVTGDHFSNHFSLNFGLPWLANNAATAAGSI